A window of the Candida orthopsilosis Co 90-125, chromosome 1 draft sequence genome harbors these coding sequences:
- a CDS encoding Ndt80 protein (similar to S. cerevisiae Ndt80p, which is meiosis-specific transcriptional regulator) produces MNLSHEDPSISQVDTNNTPGSLSSMNQHLKSSGTPATSHSTGPTGSNDDGSGLHSHYQQSNPIGSGASSVHQQQQQHSGATGGGAPSAYGYDASGHLNGATHLQPLQQQPMQHLPMHSLPQQTHHYPIHSLGQQGHSQSHTPQISYQQQQAAAAAAAAQGQAHYGGQNQLHQQMHHQLMTPNPYQQHYQQQQLPHLHPAGGAAGATGAHDTHDHLNLQFNPMAYQQQSQQQQLHHLGHQIPNVSQQQAQTQQPTPLPPQLHHLAHNPLSQSVPISHHQTPQPTPQPQGANGRQPRQTKKQKQQQQQQQAAAAAAHLHSQTGSIDPNAHEQGALDAHTLAQQHHMEMLARASQNEMMESATRKVAPRSSDLFRVGPPFGMMKQHAAVYCKANDMQVFPMLHARIDRGFEMGETGTWIGYKRNYFTLVASFNLQDFDFGRFIQNQFYTYDKSKLNGNGLHHHPHHPRSAQPHHHPHHPHHAHHAGETRLDISYFAIRLVAKCSDDDVAISLIQHTAKRDKGPQFPPPIYPALPGDLPDHETVKASCNKRNNNKIENMNKIFFFDRAQYYGDYALDSSKDHSILRNYPSDSISKVARFERIQFTSSIRVKSTSTAARYFTLSCELLGIVEDEDSQIQPILLGSIESPPLVIRGRSPSSYHKDRTSGYRPPSSASPAGP; encoded by the coding sequence atgaatttGTCTCATGAAGATCCAAGTATTTCTCAAGTCGACACAAACAATACTCCAGGTTCTTTATCAAGTATGaatcaacatttgaaatcttcAGGTACTCCTGCCACCAGTCATTCTACTGGCCCAACTGGTTctaatgatgatggtaGTGGATTGCACTCTCACTATCAACAATCTAACCCAATTGGTAGTGGTGCTTCTTCTGTCcatcagcagcaacaacaacattcaGGTGCtactggtggtggtgctcCATCTGCTTATGGATATGATGCTTCTGGTCACTTGAATGGTGCTACTCACTTGCAAccacttcaacaacaaccaatgCAACATTTGCCTATGCACTCACTTCCTCAACAAACCCACCATTACCCAATTCATTCATTGGGTCAACAAGGACATTCTCAACTGCACACTCCTCAAATTtcttatcaacaacaacaagctgCCGCCGCTGCCGCTGCAGCTCAAGGACAAGCACATTATGGAggacaaaatcaacttcatcaacaaatgcaTCACCAATTGATGACTCCAAATccttatcaacaacactaccaacaacaacaattgccTCACTTGCATCCAGCAGGTGGTGCTGCCGGTGCCACTGGTGCACATGATACCCATGATCACCTCAACCTCCAATTCAATCCAATGGcgtatcaacaacaatctcaaCAGCAGCAATTGCATCATTTGGGTCACCAAATTCCAAATGTTTCCCAACAACAAGCTCAAACCCAACAACCAACCCCATTACCACCTCAATTGCACCATCTAGCACATAACCCGCTTTCTCAATCAGTGCCAATTtcacatcatcaaacaccTCAACCAACACCTCAACCACAAGGTGCAAATGGTAGACAACCACGTCAAACCAAGAAGcagaagcaacaacaacaacaacaacaagcagCCGCCGCTGCTGCTCACTTACATCTGCAAACTGGTAGTATTGATCCAAATGCTCATGAGCAAGGAGCTCTTGATGCTCATACTTTGgctcaacaacatcatATGGAGATGTTGGCACGTGCTAgtcaaaatgaaatgatGGAATCAGCTACTAGAAAAGTTGCTCCTAGATCAAGTGATTTGTTTAGAGTTGGACCTCCATTTGGTATGATGAAACAACATGCAGCCGTTTATTGCAAAGCTAATGATATGCAAGTTTTCCCCATGTTGCATGCCAGAATTGATCGTGGATTTGAAATGGGTGAAACTGGTACCTGGATTGGTTACAAACGTAATTATTTTACTTTGGTTgcttcattcaatttacaagattttgatttcggtagatttattcaaaatcaattctaCACTTATGATAAATCCAAATTAAATGGAAATGGATTACATCACCATCCACATCATCCACGTTCTGCCCAACCTCATCATCACCCACATCATCCTCACCATGCTCATCATGCTGGTGAAACTAGATTGGATATCAGCTACTTTGCCATTCGTTTAGTTGCCAAATGTtccgatgatgatgttgctATTTCATTGATCCAACACACTGCTAAGAGAGATAAAGGTCCACAATTCCCACCACCAATTTATCCAGCGTTACCTGGTGACTTACCTGATCATGAAACTGTTAAAGCCAGCTGTAATAAACgtaacaacaacaagattgaaaacatgAATaagattttctttttcgaCAGAGCACAATATTATGGTGATTATGCATTGGATAGTTCTAAagatcattcaattttacGTAATTACCCAAgtgattcaatttccaaagttgCTAGATTTGAGCGTATTCAATTTACAAGTTCAATTAGAGTCAAATCTACTAGTACTGCTGCTCGTTATTTCACTTTATCTTGTGAATTATTGGGAATcgttgaagatgaagattcacaaattcaaccaatcTTGTTGggatcaattgaatcaccACCATTGGTGATTAGAGGTAGATCGCCTTCA